The following are encoded together in the Phaseolus vulgaris cultivar G19833 chromosome 9, P. vulgaris v2.0, whole genome shotgun sequence genome:
- the LOC137821985 gene encoding aspartic proteinase nepenthesin-1, which translates to MIMATLKHPSVFVTLVALLVVALFVAPTSSTSRKTLKHHPCPTNGFRVMLRHVDSGKNLTKLERVQHGIKRGKSRLQRLNAMVLAASTTPNSDELEAPIHAGNGEYLMELAIGTPPVSYPAVLDTGSDLIWTQCRPCTRCYKQPTPIFDPKKSSSFSKVSCGSSLCSALPSSTCSDGCEYVYSYGDYSVTQGVLGTETFTFGKSKKKVSVDNIGFGCGEDNEGDGFEQASGLVGLGRGPLSLVSQLNEPRFSYCLTSIDDTKKSVLLLGSSEKVKDATEGVTTPLLKNPLQPSFYYLSLEGISVGDTRLAIEKSTFEVGNDGSGGAIIDSGTTITYLEQKAFDELKKEFISQTKLPVDKTSSTGLDLCFSLPSDATEVEIPKLIFHFTGGDLELPAENYMIGDSSLGVACLAMGAASGMSIFGNVQQQNILVNHDLQKDTISFIPTSCDKL; encoded by the coding sequence ATGATCATGGCTACATTGAAACACCCTTCAGTGTTTGTCACATTGGTGGCACTTTTAGTGGTGGCTCTTTTCGTGGCTCCAACATCCTCCACGTCCAGAAAAACCCTCAAGCACCACCCTTGTCCAACAAATGGGTTCCGAGTGATGCTTCGCCACGTTGACTCGGGGAAAAACCTCACCAAACTAGAGCGTGTGCAACACGGGATCAAGCGTGGAAAGAGTAGGCTTCAGAGGCTGAACGCAATGGTGTTGGCAGCTTCAACCACGCCGAATTCTGATGAGCTGGAAGCCCCTATCCATGCAGGGAATGGAGAGTACTTGATGGAGTTAGCCATAGGAACTCCACCGGTGTCTTACCCTGCAGTTTTGGACACTGGCAGTGACCTCATATGGACACAGTGTAGGCCTTGCACACGATGTTACAAGCAACCAACACCCATTTTTGACCCCAAGAAGTCCTCTTCGTTTTCCAAGGTCTCATGTGGTAGCAGCTTATGCAGTGCTTTGCCTTCATCTACATGCAGTGATGGGTGTGAGTATGTGTATTCATACGGTGATTATTCAGTTACACAAGGGGTGTTGGGCACTGAGACCTTCACTTTTGGAAAGTCTAAGAAGAAAGTTTCGGTTGACAACATTGGTTTTGGTTGTGGGGAGGATAACGAAGGTGATGGCTTTGAACAAGCCTCGGGGTTGGTCGGGCTTGGACGTGGTCCTTTGTCTTTGGTTTCTCAACTGAATGAACCCAGATTTTCTTATTGTTTGACCTCAATAGATGACACAAAAAAGAGTGTTTTGTTGCTGGGGTCTTCAGAAAAGGTGAAAGATGCAACAGAAGGGGTGACAACCCCTCTTCTCAAAAACCCTTTGCAACCTTCTTTTTACTACCTTTCTCTTGAAGGTATCTCTGTGGGGGACACTAGATTGGCCATTGAGAAGTCCACTTTTGAAGTGGGGAATGATGGGAGTGGAGGTGCGATCATAGACTCTGGCACCACAATTACCTACCTTGAACAAAAGGCCTTTGATGAACTAAAGAAAGAGTTCATTTCTCAAACCAAGCTTCCTGTGGACAAAACTAGCTCAACTGGGTTGGATCTTTGTTTCTCTCTGCCATCAGATGCAACAGAAGTGGAAATTCCGAAGCTGATTTTCCACTTCACTGGTGGGGATTTGGAGCTTCCTGCTGAGAACTACATGATTGGTGACTCCAGCTTGGGAGTGGCTTGCTTGGCCATGGGTGCTGCCAGTGGAATGTCTATATTCGGGAATGTTCAACAGCAGAACATTTTGGTGAACCATGATCTCCAAAAAGATACCATTTCTTTCATCCCTACGTCCTGTGATAAGTTGTGA